The Deltaproteobacteria bacterium genome includes a region encoding these proteins:
- a CDS encoding isoprenyl transferase produces the protein MTSIDSTRLPDHVAIIMDGNGRWAKKRGLSRILGHQQGADAVREIVTMSCEIGIRWLTLYAFSEENWKRPEYEVQALMKLLNRFLKKELEEMQENGIRLNTIGRTSRLPKRTRDILQDTMEQTSSNSRMTLTLALSYGGRQEILDAVVKIAGRVQQGQMAADEITEEVVSDALYTSGMPDPDLLIRTSGEYRISNFLLWQISYSEIYITPTLWPDFGKNEYMAAIRDYQKRDRRFGGIGGVGSRE, from the coding sequence ATGACATCCATTGATTCCACACGATTGCCCGACCATGTCGCCATTATTATGGACGGCAATGGCCGGTGGGCTAAGAAAAGGGGGCTCAGTCGTATCCTGGGACACCAGCAGGGCGCCGACGCCGTAAGGGAGATCGTGACAATGAGCTGTGAAATCGGGATCCGCTGGCTCACCCTCTATGCCTTTTCCGAAGAAAACTGGAAGAGACCTGAATACGAGGTCCAGGCGCTCATGAAACTCCTCAACCGATTCCTGAAGAAAGAGCTGGAAGAGATGCAGGAAAACGGAATCCGGCTCAATACCATCGGCAGGACCTCAAGGCTTCCCAAACGCACCAGGGATATCCTTCAGGACACCATGGAACAGACCTCTTCCAACAGCCGGATGACCCTGACCCTGGCCCTCAGCTACGGGGGGAGACAGGAGATACTGGATGCCGTCGTGAAGATCGCAGGGCGAGTGCAACAGGGGCAGATGGCTGCGGATGAGATTACCGAGGAGGTGGTCTCGGACGCCCTCTATACATCAGGGATGCCGGATCCTGATCTGCTGATCCGAACCAGTGGTGAATACCGCATCAGCAACTTTCTTTTGTGGCAGATTTCATACAGCGAGATCTATATCACCCCTACGCTTTGGCCCGATTTCGGAAAAAACGAGTACATGGCTGCGATCCGGGATTATCAGAAGCGGGACAGGCGGTTCGGGGGCATAGGGGGAGTAGGCAGTAGGGAGTAA
- a CDS encoding phosphatidate cytidylyltransferase, whose amino-acid sequence MHLKRWLTALIAVPILVFLIGSGPRWLFYSVICAASLAGLLEYYAMTSARLPKPLPWLTGFLTFLLFAAIYLRQIMLVPAIILLWAIVPMTLIMAAGPRKYAAEDLGKTLFGPVYAALPLALLILIDIRPKGPVWIFFLLTVVFASDTGAFYFGRLLGRHKLYEAVSPNKTWEGAVGGLVAGLMAGALFIRLIGPSTLDLKVLILTAFLSTAGQIGDLCESMLKRSHGVKDSGHILPGHGGILDRIDGLLFAIPVLYVYLSLDLGTP is encoded by the coding sequence ATGCATCTGAAACGATGGCTGACCGCCTTAATCGCAGTACCTATCCTGGTCTTTCTGATAGGCTCCGGACCCAGATGGTTGTTTTATTCGGTCATCTGCGCCGCCTCCCTGGCAGGTCTCCTGGAATATTATGCAATGACCTCTGCACGCCTCCCGAAACCTCTCCCATGGCTCACCGGTTTTTTGACATTTCTTCTGTTTGCCGCCATATACCTTCGCCAGATCATGCTGGTGCCGGCCATAATTCTGTTATGGGCCATTGTTCCGATGACATTGATTATGGCAGCGGGTCCCCGAAAATACGCGGCTGAAGATCTTGGCAAGACGCTGTTCGGCCCTGTGTATGCGGCGCTCCCCCTTGCCCTCCTCATCCTTATCGACATACGGCCGAAGGGACCGGTCTGGATATTCTTTCTGCTGACAGTTGTCTTTGCCAGCGATACAGGCGCCTTTTATTTCGGCAGGCTTCTGGGAAGGCATAAACTGTATGAGGCCGTCAGCCCGAACAAGACGTGGGAGGGGGCCGTCGGCGGACTGGTCGCGGGCCTCATGGCCGGAGCTCTCTTTATTCGCCTGATAGGTCCCTCCACCCTGGATCTGAAGGTGCTCATCCTTACGGCGTTTCTGTCCACAGCAGGTCAGATTGGGGATCTATGCGAATCGATGTTGAAGCGAAGTCATGGGGTAAAGGACTCAGGGCATATTCTCCCCGGACACGGGGGCATTCTCGACAGAATAGACGGTCTTCTTTTTGCCATCCCTGTTCTGTATGTCTATCTTTCTCTTGACCTGGGAACCCCATAA
- a CDS encoding 1-deoxy-D-xylulose-5-phosphate reductoisomerase, whose amino-acid sequence MKNIALLGATGSIGVCALEVARAHPEEYKIVALSAGRNGDLLLDQIEIFRPVAVSVLNESVAVEVRSRLPGDNAPEVFVGVEGFVRLATLEGVDTVVSAMTGAAGLVPTYAAIKAGKDIALANKETMVMAGPLVMAEARKQGVTVLPIDSEHSAILQSLQGHPREDLKRVILTASGGPFRDLSLDEMRHVTAAQALKHPNWEMGPKITIDSATLMNKGLEVIEARWLFDLRMDQIDILIHPQSIVHSMVEYRDGSLIGQMGIPDMTIPISYALSYPRHLSNGLPPLNLETIRDLSFRKPDMTRFRCLALALKAATTGGSMPAVLNGANEIAVDAFLKGTIGFLDIPDVIEKTMNAHTHSPVETIEAVLSADRWARETTRGHLRR is encoded by the coding sequence ATGAAAAACATCGCCCTGTTGGGCGCTACCGGATCCATCGGCGTCTGTGCCCTCGAGGTCGCCAGGGCCCATCCTGAAGAATACAAAATCGTGGCCCTTTCAGCCGGCAGAAACGGGGATCTCCTGTTAGACCAGATAGAGATCTTCCGGCCGGTAGCCGTGTCCGTATTAAACGAATCCGTCGCGGTAGAGGTACGCTCCCGTCTCCCTGGGGATAACGCCCCCGAAGTCTTTGTCGGGGTCGAAGGATTCGTGCGACTGGCAACCCTTGAAGGGGTGGATACGGTGGTTTCCGCCATGACCGGTGCCGCGGGCCTGGTACCTACCTATGCGGCCATTAAGGCCGGAAAAGATATCGCCCTGGCCAACAAGGAAACCATGGTCATGGCCGGCCCCTTGGTAATGGCGGAAGCACGAAAACAGGGCGTGACCGTCCTCCCCATCGACAGCGAACACAGTGCAATCCTTCAATCCCTTCAAGGGCATCCGAGGGAAGACCTGAAACGGGTGATCCTGACCGCTTCAGGAGGACCGTTCAGGGATCTGTCACTTGACGAGATGCGCCATGTTACGGCCGCCCAGGCCCTCAAGCACCCCAACTGGGAGATGGGCCCCAAGATTACCATCGATTCAGCGACCCTGATGAATAAGGGACTCGAGGTGATTGAGGCCAGATGGTTGTTCGATCTGAGAATGGATCAGATAGATATCCTGATACACCCCCAGAGCATCGTGCACTCCATGGTGGAATACAGGGACGGTTCGCTCATCGGCCAAATGGGGATTCCGGATATGACCATTCCGATCTCCTATGCACTGTCCTATCCACGACATCTCAGCAATGGTCTTCCGCCCCTGAATCTGGAAACGATCCGGGACCTCAGTTTCAGGAAACCGGACATGACGCGATTCAGATGTCTGGCGCTGGCATTGAAGGCGGCGACAACAGGGGGAAGCATGCCTGCGGTCTTAAACGGCGCCAATGAAATTGCCGTTGACGCCTTCCTGAAGGGGACGATCGGTTTCCTGGACATCCCGGATGTGATAGAAAAGACCATGAACGCCCACACCCATTCGCCTGTGGAAACCATCGAAGCGGTGTTGAGTGCCGACAGGTGGGCAAGGGAAACGACCAGGGGACACTTGCGCAGGTGA
- the rseP gene encoding RIP metalloprotease RseP, protein MHLDQSIHFFLYYILPFLVVLGVLIFFHELGHFLAAKYFGVKVLKFSLGFGPKLVGKQVGETEYLISALPLGGYVKMLGETADEEEGPLSPEDEEKSFSNKHAAKRIAIVAAGPLFNLLLALVIFCGFYMAAGVHVMTSEIGQVREDSPASRAGLQPGDVIVSVDGQATENWPQIKEIIGVNTGQPVEIKVKRGSEDVTVTVVPEISVTKNIFGEDVRSPLIGIVAAGTFEKLDPGPVGAVAEGFRKTWEIIKLTCLTVAKLIQRIIPMETVGGPILIGQMTGQLAQENWIHLIPFMAVISINLGILNLLPVPVLDGGFIVLLLIELIIGRPLHIKKRELLQKAGIFLLVLLMVFVLYNDIKRLIG, encoded by the coding sequence ATGCATTTAGATCAATCCATACATTTTTTTCTATACTATATACTCCCTTTTCTCGTGGTCCTTGGCGTGTTGATTTTTTTTCACGAGTTGGGTCATTTTCTGGCCGCCAAATATTTTGGCGTAAAGGTCCTGAAATTTTCATTGGGATTCGGCCCCAAACTGGTGGGCAAACAGGTGGGAGAAACCGAGTATCTTATCTCCGCCCTCCCCTTAGGCGGCTATGTAAAGATGTTGGGAGAAACCGCCGATGAAGAGGAGGGTCCCCTTTCACCCGAAGATGAAGAAAAATCCTTCAGCAATAAGCATGCGGCCAAACGGATCGCCATTGTGGCTGCAGGCCCCCTGTTCAACCTGCTTCTGGCCCTGGTCATCTTCTGCGGTTTTTATATGGCGGCAGGGGTCCACGTCATGACCTCGGAAATCGGTCAGGTAAGGGAAGATTCACCCGCCAGCCGGGCAGGTTTACAACCAGGGGATGTCATCGTGTCCGTGGACGGCCAGGCAACAGAAAACTGGCCTCAGATCAAGGAAATCATAGGGGTAAATACTGGCCAGCCGGTTGAAATCAAAGTAAAAAGAGGAAGTGAAGATGTTACGGTCACGGTGGTACCGGAAATCTCGGTAACCAAAAACATCTTTGGCGAGGATGTTCGATCGCCCCTTATCGGAATCGTCGCGGCCGGAACATTTGAGAAGCTTGACCCTGGTCCTGTGGGCGCCGTCGCGGAAGGATTCCGAAAGACCTGGGAAATCATCAAACTGACCTGCCTGACCGTTGCAAAGCTTATCCAGAGGATCATTCCGATGGAGACGGTTGGAGGACCCATCCTTATCGGCCAGATGACCGGTCAACTGGCCCAGGAAAACTGGATTCATCTGATCCCTTTCATGGCGGTTATCAGTATCAATCTGGGTATTTTGAATCTTCTTCCGGTGCCGGTCCTGGACGGCGGGTTCATTGTCCTCCTCCTGATAGAGCTGATCATCGGACGGCCTCTCCATATAAAGAAACGCGAGCTTCTCCAGAAAGCGGGGATCTTTCTCCTGGTGCTCCTGATGGTATTTGTCCTCTATAACGATATCAAACGACTCATCGGATAA
- the tsaB gene encoding tRNA (adenosine(37)-N6)-threonylcarbamoyltransferase complex dimerization subunit type 1 TsaB yields MILAINTSSLQFSLALVSENGGLVAEHLMSEGKGHFGNLVPALHFLFNSSEREIREVKCISVATGPGSFTGLRIGVSLSKGLCHALRVPIIGISTLEAMAIQAPCAGLPVIPILHSRKGEVFTTRFVWNDDRDLKRTGEDAWVRFEDIPLLFQEPSLFVGNDYPTQGPRLKNLLGERALLAPIHNWCARASAVGSLARERFLHGDLDDPYALNPVYLRPPDIRSNRTPSCETLD; encoded by the coding sequence ATGATCCTGGCCATTAACACGTCTTCTCTCCAATTCTCCCTTGCCCTTGTCTCTGAGAACGGGGGCCTGGTGGCAGAGCACCTGATGTCCGAAGGAAAGGGTCATTTTGGGAACCTGGTGCCTGCCCTTCACTTTCTCTTTAATTCCTCCGAACGGGAAATCCGGGAGGTAAAATGCATTTCGGTTGCAACCGGTCCGGGAAGCTTTACCGGTCTGAGAATAGGGGTCTCCCTTTCAAAAGGCTTGTGCCATGCCCTTCGGGTCCCCATAATCGGTATATCGACCCTTGAGGCCATGGCGATTCAGGCCCCATGTGCAGGCCTGCCCGTAATCCCCATCCTCCATTCGAGGAAAGGAGAGGTCTTCACTACCCGATTCGTCTGGAATGATGACAGGGACCTCAAAAGGACCGGCGAAGATGCCTGGGTTCGATTTGAGGATATCCCCCTCCTGTTCCAGGAACCCTCTCTGTTTGTCGGAAACGATTATCCCACCCAAGGGCCCCGCTTGAAGAATCTCCTGGGAGAGCGTGCCCTCCTGGCGCCGATCCACAACTGGTGTGCGAGGGCGTCTGCCGTCGGATCCCTGGCACGCGAGCGATTTCTTCACGGCGATCTGGATGATCCCTATGCCCTCAATCCGGTTTATCTTCGTCCCCCCGATATCCGATCCAACCGCACTCCCTCGTGTGAAACCCTGGATTGA
- a CDS encoding phosphatidylserine decarboxylase family protein codes for MDNSRINNTWPVAKEGVPFIVVSSGLTILLACLGHFHIAMFLGVFALFIIFFFRDPERIPGLCEEGAVLTPADGTILEVRHLDGEDNPLGRSAVKVSVFMSIFNVHVNRIPIGGTIEEITYHPGKFFSANLDKASKENERNIIILKTGHAERVAFVQIAGLIARRIACWIEKGDHVSRAQRFGLIRFGSRLEVYLPADSRIAVEVGQKVKAGLTTIGHLS; via the coding sequence TTGGATAATTCACGGATTAACAACACATGGCCGGTAGCCAAGGAAGGGGTCCCCTTCATTGTGGTCAGCAGCGGACTGACCATCCTCCTTGCCTGTCTCGGCCATTTCCATATCGCCATGTTTCTGGGGGTCTTTGCACTTTTCATCATTTTCTTTTTCAGGGATCCTGAACGCATACCCGGCCTTTGTGAGGAGGGCGCCGTACTCACCCCCGCCGACGGCACGATTCTGGAGGTACGCCATCTCGACGGGGAGGACAACCCTCTCGGCCGGTCAGCGGTCAAGGTGAGCGTCTTTATGTCCATCTTTAATGTGCATGTGAACCGTATCCCCATCGGCGGAACCATTGAGGAGATCACCTATCACCCTGGAAAATTCTTTTCTGCAAACCTGGATAAAGCCTCAAAGGAAAACGAGAGAAATATAATCATCTTGAAGACCGGACATGCTGAAAGAGTTGCCTTTGTGCAGATTGCGGGTCTTATAGCAAGGCGAATTGCATGCTGGATCGAAAAAGGAGATCATGTATCCAGGGCACAGCGATTCGGCCTTATCAGGTTTGGCTCACGCTTGGAGGTATATCTTCCCGCGGACAGCAGAATCGCTGTTGAGGTCGGGCAGAAGGTCAAAGCAGGGCTAACCACTATCGGACATCTCTCATGA
- the rsmD gene encoding 16S rRNA (guanine(966)-N(2))-methyltransferase RsmD, with protein MRITGGQSRGRVLLGPKGRLIRPTADRVREAVFNILGQDLSGYHVLDLFSGTGSLGLEALSRGAVYSVFVDNLDESVELIKKNVERCGHRHSSRILKRDLTRGLPLGHVFLNRKFDLVFLDPPYSKDIAPILVAEISAGERLSLSARVVVETGKTTDLPSSFSGLSRVHARVYGDTKISIYELRDSGIEGLRS; from the coding sequence ATGAGAATCACCGGCGGTCAATCCAGGGGAAGGGTTCTCTTAGGTCCGAAGGGCCGCCTCATCCGGCCGACCGCCGATCGCGTCCGTGAAGCGGTTTTCAATATATTGGGCCAGGACTTATCAGGATATCACGTCCTGGATCTCTTCTCCGGCACGGGGAGCCTCGGTCTGGAAGCCCTTAGCAGGGGCGCCGTATATTCCGTTTTTGTCGATAACCTGGATGAATCGGTTGAATTAATAAAGAAAAACGTTGAGCGATGTGGGCACCGGCATTCCAGCAGGATCTTGAAGAGGGACCTCACCAGAGGACTACCCCTGGGGCACGTCTTCTTGAATAGAAAATTTGACCTTGTCTTCCTGGATCCGCCCTATTCCAAGGATATCGCACCGATATTGGTTGCGGAAATCTCGGCAGGAGAACGGCTTTCATTATCGGCACGGGTCGTTGTCGAAACAGGTAAAACCACGGACCTCCCATCTTCTTTTTCAGGGCTTTCGAGGGTCCATGCCCGGGTCTATGGGGATACAAAGATCAGCATTTATGAACTCAGGGATTCAGGAATTGAGGGATTGAGAAGCTGA
- the coaD gene encoding pantetheine-phosphate adenylyltransferase: protein MEKCTKTAIYPGFFDPITNGHMSIVSRGLDIFDRVIIAILHNPKKEPLFSIDERMGMIQEALKGNPNVEVDTFDGLLVDYVIHKKSNIILRGLRALSDFEYEFQMALMNRKLNRDVQSVFLMTDYKWFYISSTIIKEAASFGGDVSGLVPEFVNNKLKEKFLKRKNA from the coding sequence ATGGAAAAATGTACAAAGACCGCCATCTATCCCGGCTTTTTTGACCCTATCACCAATGGGCATATGAGTATTGTCTCACGAGGTCTGGATATATTTGACCGCGTGATTATTGCCATCCTGCACAACCCCAAGAAGGAACCCCTATTTTCCATAGACGAACGGATGGGGATGATCCAGGAGGCCTTGAAAGGAAATCCGAACGTTGAGGTAGATACCTTCGACGGATTGCTGGTTGATTATGTTATCCATAAGAAATCGAATATCATCCTGAGAGGGCTTCGGGCCCTCTCGGACTTTGAATATGAATTTCAGATGGCGCTCATGAACCGCAAATTAAACCGTGATGTCCAGTCTGTATTTCTGATGACCGACTATAAATGGTTTTACATCAGTTCCACCATCATAAAGGAGGCGGCAAGCTTTGGCGGGGATGTGAGCGGCCTTGTTCCGGAATTCGTCAACAACAAACTCAAAGAAAAGTTTTTGAAGAGAAAAAATGCTTGA
- a CDS encoding integration host factor subunit alpha has product MALTKEKIIDTIYHQVGLSKSQSRTVAEGLLELIKGTLERGENLLISGFGKLVVKEKSARRGRNPQTTEDLQLRARRVVVFKTSGVLRDKINR; this is encoded by the coding sequence GTGGCCCTGACCAAAGAAAAGATCATCGATACCATTTATCATCAGGTCGGACTTAGTAAAAGTCAATCCCGGACAGTTGCGGAAGGACTCCTTGAACTCATTAAAGGGACCTTGGAGAGGGGGGAAAACCTCCTGATCAGCGGTTTCGGCAAACTTGTCGTCAAAGAAAAATCCGCACGTCGGGGGAGAAACCCTCAAACCACTGAAGACCTCCAACTGAGGGCTCGGCGGGTCGTCGTATTCAAGACTTCCGGCGTCCTTCGCGACAAGATAAACAGATGA
- a CDS encoding MerR family transcriptional regulator translates to MVQIPGNRRYFRIGEASRIVGVEPYVLRYWENEFAQLRPRRADSRQRTYQKKDLETLLEIKRLLYEDRMTIEGAKLRLKKEKNEPPTTENSFFKEVKRELHKILEVLR, encoded by the coding sequence ATGGTCCAGATTCCCGGTAACAGACGATACTTTCGAATCGGGGAGGCCAGCCGCATCGTGGGCGTGGAGCCTTACGTGTTGAGATATTGGGAAAACGAATTCGCCCAATTGAGACCCCGAAGGGCCGATTCCAGGCAAAGGACCTACCAGAAAAAAGACTTAGAGACCCTTCTTGAAATCAAGAGGCTCCTCTATGAGGACCGAATGACCATTGAGGGCGCCAAGTTACGCCTCAAAAAGGAGAAGAACGAGCCGCCAACCACCGAAAACTCATTCTTCAAGGAGGTGAAACGAGAACTGCACAAGATACTGGAGGTGCTCAGGTAG
- the pheT gene encoding phenylalanine--tRNA ligase subunit beta has protein sequence MKVSLNWIREYVNVEMGPDELCHLLTMTGLEVEGMEPVGQSLEDIIVGRIVSVKPHPRSERLTVCAVDTGQEQVDVVCGAPNVVEGALAPLILPGGKLPDGRLIEKTRIREVLSTGMLLAEDEMGVTDDHAGIMILSPDLVPGAKISSVLCFPDWVFNIAITPNRPDCANVVGIAREIAAATGKPLKMPDIRMDESGPSIEELTSVTILDPDGCPRYAAGMIQGVKPGPSPFWMRYRLYQSEVRSISNLVDVTNYVMLETGQPLHAFDYDRLRENRIVVRRAEEGEVFTTLDGQSRTMCREDLMICDGEKAVALAGIMGGLNSEIFADTTNVLIESAFFDPVTIRRGSKRLALSTEASYRFERGADIEGVGSALRRALSLMCRLSGGRIAKGLVDNYPRPWNPPRIHLRTDHVNRILGTSLSRTAMKGYFEALEMGVRDGNEDELVVQPPSFRVDVTREADLTEEVARCYGFDRIPLTVPSIRPSEEGDSPELFLQNQINAIMTGIGFFEIITYSFISPESADILGAEEDSPIRSFVPLLNPLTVDQSVLRTSLIPGLMSVVKTNMVHDQKGLRLFEWGKIFVQDGEDRLPAEMIFIAGVMIGQYQEKSWYHDERACDYYDMKGAVEALLKGIGLHGIHFKRELGAPGYDNEILAGIYCSDRRIGRLGKVASNVMGTYDLEDKDAYVFELDVQPIPMLCLGARKFRPFPRFPAVFRDLSLLVERHIESARLVEIIRKEGGDLLESVQIFDLYEGEKIDPSEKAIAFRISYRSPHETLEGERINRLHGAIIEKIRKETGGRLREG, from the coding sequence ATGAAGGTAAGTCTGAACTGGATAAGGGAATACGTGAATGTCGAGATGGGGCCCGACGAGCTGTGCCATCTCCTGACCATGACCGGCCTTGAAGTGGAAGGGATGGAACCGGTCGGCCAATCCCTTGAAGATATCATCGTGGGGCGAATCGTGTCTGTGAAGCCCCATCCCCGCTCAGAACGTCTCACCGTCTGCGCCGTAGATACCGGACAGGAACAGGTCGATGTGGTCTGCGGCGCCCCCAATGTTGTGGAAGGTGCCTTAGCGCCGCTGATTCTCCCCGGGGGGAAACTCCCGGACGGGAGGCTGATAGAGAAAACCCGGATCAGGGAGGTGCTGTCAACGGGGATGCTCCTGGCCGAAGATGAAATGGGGGTGACCGATGATCATGCCGGCATCATGATCCTCAGTCCGGACCTGGTTCCCGGCGCAAAAATTTCCTCGGTCCTTTGCTTCCCCGACTGGGTCTTCAATATCGCCATTACGCCCAATCGGCCTGATTGCGCCAATGTAGTGGGGATAGCAAGGGAGATTGCGGCGGCCACGGGAAAGCCCCTCAAGATGCCTGATATCCGGATGGATGAGAGCGGGCCTTCCATTGAAGAACTCACAAGCGTCACGATTCTGGATCCTGATGGGTGCCCCCGCTACGCCGCAGGCATGATTCAGGGCGTAAAACCGGGGCCGTCCCCCTTCTGGATGAGATACCGGCTGTATCAGTCCGAGGTCCGAAGCATCAGCAACCTGGTGGATGTGACCAATTATGTGATGTTGGAGACGGGTCAGCCGCTCCATGCATTTGACTATGATCGTCTGAGAGAGAACAGGATTGTGGTACGGCGGGCGGAAGAGGGGGAGGTCTTCACCACCTTGGACGGGCAGAGCCGTACCATGTGTCGGGAAGACCTTATGATCTGTGATGGGGAGAAGGCCGTGGCCCTGGCAGGGATCATGGGCGGACTCAATTCCGAGATCTTCGCCGATACAACGAACGTCCTGATCGAAAGCGCGTTTTTCGATCCTGTGACCATTCGAAGGGGCTCCAAGCGCCTGGCACTCTCTACCGAGGCCTCCTACCGTTTTGAAAGAGGGGCCGATATCGAGGGCGTTGGGTCAGCGCTGAGGCGGGCACTCTCTCTCATGTGCCGTTTGTCCGGGGGAAGGATCGCCAAAGGCCTCGTGGACAATTACCCCAGACCCTGGAATCCTCCCCGTATTCACCTCCGGACAGACCATGTCAACCGTATCCTGGGCACTTCCCTGTCACGGACGGCGATGAAAGGCTATTTTGAAGCACTCGAGATGGGGGTCCGTGATGGGAATGAGGATGAACTGGTCGTCCAACCGCCGTCATTTCGTGTGGATGTCACCCGGGAAGCGGACCTGACAGAGGAGGTGGCGAGATGCTACGGTTTCGACCGGATACCTCTCACGGTTCCCAGCATAAGACCGTCGGAGGAGGGGGACTCGCCGGAACTATTTCTTCAGAATCAGATAAACGCTATCATGACCGGCATCGGCTTTTTTGAAATCATTACCTACAGCTTTATCTCCCCTGAATCTGCGGATATCCTGGGGGCGGAGGAGGACAGCCCCATCAGGTCCTTTGTGCCGCTCTTGAACCCGCTGACGGTCGACCAGTCGGTATTGCGGACGTCGCTCATTCCAGGGCTCATGAGTGTGGTGAAGACCAACATGGTCCACGATCAAAAGGGTCTGCGGCTTTTCGAATGGGGAAAGATATTTGTTCAAGATGGCGAGGATCGACTCCCTGCAGAGATGATCTTTATCGCGGGCGTAATGATCGGTCAGTATCAGGAGAAATCGTGGTATCATGATGAGAGAGCCTGCGATTACTACGATATGAAGGGGGCGGTGGAGGCCCTTTTGAAGGGGATCGGTCTCCACGGGATTCATTTCAAGAGGGAGCTGGGGGCGCCGGGGTATGACAATGAGATCCTGGCCGGGATTTATTGTTCAGACAGGCGCATCGGGCGGTTGGGGAAGGTCGCTTCAAATGTGATGGGCACATACGATCTAGAAGACAAAGATGCCTATGTTTTCGAACTGGATGTCCAGCCGATCCCGATGCTGTGTCTCGGCGCAAGAAAATTCCGGCCTTTTCCGCGGTTTCCCGCCGTCTTCAGAGACCTTTCGCTTCTGGTGGAACGGCACATAGAGAGCGCCCGACTTGTTGAGATCATTCGAAAGGAAGGGGGCGACCTGCTGGAGTCGGTTCAAATATTTGATCTTTATGAAGGAGAAAAGATCGACCCTTCGGAGAAGGCCATCGCCTTCAGGATATCTTACAGATCTCCGCATGAGACCCTTGAGGGTGAGCGGATCAACCGTTTGCACGGGGCGATTATTGAAAAAATCAGAAAAGAAACCGGAGGCAGATTGAGGGAGGGCTGA
- the pheS gene encoding phenylalanine--tRNA ligase subunit alpha has product MKEQLLELESRALKELDAITDLAALEQFRITYLGKKGRLTSFMKGVGGLPPEQRPEIGKLANVVKKNLSERFQESKTLLGAGRGSGTGSIDLTLPGREPLRGHLHPITLVLQEVCRIFSRMGFRVVKGPNVELDYYNFEALNIPKDHPARDMQDTFYISDNIVLRTHTSPMQVRVMESHKPPVSIIAPGKVYRRDSDVTHTPMFHQVEGLLVDKGVTFGDLKGTLTGFVHQMFGRNTRLRFRPSFFPFTEPSAEVDIRCVMCKGAGCRTCSHTGWLEILGSGMVDPEVYRFVDYDPDLYSGFAFGMGIERIAMLKYGIDDIQLFFKNDMRFLRQF; this is encoded by the coding sequence ATGAAAGAGCAACTTCTTGAACTGGAATCACGCGCCCTGAAGGAACTCGACGCGATTACGGATCTCGCGGCGCTTGAACAATTCCGGATCACATATCTGGGCAAGAAAGGTCGGCTTACGTCCTTCATGAAAGGCGTCGGTGGCCTGCCGCCAGAACAACGTCCCGAGATCGGTAAATTGGCCAATGTGGTCAAGAAGAATCTCTCAGAACGCTTTCAGGAGTCAAAGACGCTTCTGGGGGCCGGAAGGGGAAGCGGAACAGGATCCATCGACCTGACCCTGCCTGGAAGAGAGCCTCTTCGCGGACACCTTCATCCCATCACCCTGGTCCTGCAGGAGGTCTGCAGGATCTTTTCGAGAATGGGATTCAGGGTGGTGAAAGGGCCCAACGTCGAACTGGATTATTATAATTTCGAGGCCCTCAATATACCCAAAGACCATCCTGCACGGGACATGCAGGATACCTTTTACATCTCCGACAATATCGTCCTCAGGACCCACACCTCACCCATGCAGGTCCGCGTGATGGAATCCCACAAGCCGCCTGTCAGCATTATTGCCCCCGGCAAGGTCTATCGACGCGATTCTGACGTGACACATACCCCCATGTTCCATCAAGTGGAAGGTCTCCTTGTGGACAAAGGGGTGACCTTTGGCGATCTTAAGGGAACCCTTACCGGTTTTGTTCACCAGATGTTCGGCCGCAACACACGCCTTCGTTTCAGGCCCAGCTTTTTTCCCTTTACAGAGCCGAGTGCCGAAGTGGACATCCGCTGCGTCATGTGCAAAGGGGCCGGGTGCAGGACCTGTTCCCACACAGGCTGGCTGGAAATATTGGGATCCGGGATGGTGGATCCAGAGGTATACCGGTTTGTGGATTACGACCCGGATCTCTACTCCGGCTTTGCATTCGGAATGGGGATCGAGAGGATTGCCATGCTTAAATACGGGATCGATGATATTCAGCTCTTTTTTAAGAACGATATGCGGTTTTTGAGGCAATTTTAG